The genomic region GCGGCCATCCGCTCCGAAGGATCGGTCCACAGCCATGCGAGAAGGGCCCTGGAGGCCGGCGCCACTCCGGAGGAGATCCGGCACGCGCTGATCCTGCTGACATCGACGATCGGGTTTCCCACGGTGGTGGCCGGCCTGACCTGGGCGGGCGATATCCTGGAGGGGAAACGGTAGACGGGATTCGCCTGCAGGCATGCACGTTTCGGGCGGATCGGGACGGACGGGGCCGGAGG from Deltaproteobacteria bacterium GWC2_65_14 harbors:
- a CDS encoding alkylhydroperoxidase: MGTREKKLPKAYRNLKERYGGYIGAVEALGTSVKQAGPIDEKTAQLIQLAAAAAIRSEGSVHSHARRALEAGATPEEIRHALILLTSTIGFPTVVAGLTWAGDILEGKR